A window from Onychostoma macrolepis isolate SWU-2019 chromosome 07, ASM1243209v1, whole genome shotgun sequence encodes these proteins:
- the nsun6 gene encoding tRNA (cytosine(72)-C(5))-methyltransferase NSUN6 isoform X2: protein MSVFPQLSMSPEVREHLRNVYTNNELVCESGADEADLVFEALRSCLSHPPLFTCLRASTHLHSLQDIQHRLEQHLAQERSPSVYTHPQLPDVLLLPVHGPRPVDPLASEVVVGAQCGNAVLRGAHVFTPGILSTPKYMKVGEVVSVFSDVEGKCTRGAKEFKGEKVFLGNGISEVDRSEIFSSDGPGKGVAIRMTEPLYQSPSFDGVLTDQLFLQNLPSVVVGHVLGPRPGERILDMCAAPGGKTTHIASLMENQGTVVALEKIRSKMEKIIQNAKMLKLDCIKAYCCNSVRAVSSDPAQCSADLCVFVDGPPYAEESFDRILLDAPCSGLGQRPNMSYSWSLKEVCSYQPLQRKLFTTAVRLLKRGGVLVYSTCTVTLAENEEQVAWALKTFPCLTLEPQVPVLGSEGMPGAGLSCDQRRLLQRFRPELAWRGAGVPHSPESLLQNANTDTIGFFISKFIKR, encoded by the exons ctggtgtgtgagTCTGGTGCAGATGAGGCTGATCTGGTGTTTGAAGCTCTGCGGTCCTGTCTGTCTCATCCGCCTCTGTTCACTTGTCTGAGAGCCAGCACACACCTGCACTCACTTCAGGACATTCAGCACCGGCTCGAGCAGCATTTAGCACAG GAAAGGTCTCCATCAGTTTACACTCACCCACAGCTTCCAGATGTTCTGCTGCTTCCAGTCCACGGCCCTCG gCCCGTGGATCCGCTGGCCTCTGAAGTGGTAGTTGGTGCTCAGTGTGGTAATGCTGTTCTTCGAGGAGCTCATGTGTTCACGCCTGGCATCCTCAGCACGCCAAAGT aCATGAAAGTGGGCGAGGTGGtgtctgtgttttctgatgtggAGGGGAAGTGCACACGCGGAGCCAAAGAGTTCAAGGGCGAGAAGGTGTTTCTGGGAAACGGGATTTCTGAAGTGGATCGCTCAGAAATATTCAGCTCAGATGGACCCGGGAA GGGTGTTGCGATTCGAATGACTGAGCCTCTCTATCAGAGCCCTTCCTTTGATGGTGTTCTTACAGATCAGCTCTTTCTACAG AACCTGCCGTCTGTGGTCGTGGGTCATGTTTTAGGACCTCGTCCAGGAGAGCGAATCCTCGACATGTGTGCCGCTCCTGGAGGAAAGACCACACACATCGCTTCTCTCATGGAAAACCAG GGTACTGTTGTGGCCTTGGAAAAAATCCGATCCAAAATGGAAAAGATCATTCAGAACGCAAAGATGCTGAAGTTGGACTGTATTAAAGCATATTGCTGTAACAGTGTACGTGCTGTGAGCTCAGATCCCGCTCAGTGCAGTGCAG atttgtgtgtatttgttgaCGGTCCCCCATATGCTGAGGAGAGTTTTGACCGGATATTATTAGACGCTCCCTGCAGTGGTTTGGGTCAAAGACCCAACATGAGCTACAGCTGGAGTCTGAAAGAAGTCTGTTCCTACCAGCCTCTGCAGAGAAAACTCTTCACTACG GCCGTGCGTTTGTTAAAAAGAGGAGGAGTTTTGGTGTACAGCACCTGCACCGTGACGCTTGCGGAGAACGAAGAGCAGGTCGCCTGGGCTCTCAAGACATTCCCCTGTCTAACACTAGAGCCACAG GTGCCTGTTTTAGGATCGGAGGGGATGCCGGGAGCGGGTCTGTCATGTGACCAGCGGCGGCTGCTACAGAGATTTAGGCCAGAATTAGCATGGAGAGGAGCAGGTGTCCCACATTCCCCTGAGAGCCTCCTACAAAACGCCAACACGGATACTATCGGCTTTTTTATTTCCAAGTTCATAAAAAGGTAG
- the nsun6 gene encoding tRNA (cytosine(72)-C(5))-methyltransferase NSUN6 isoform X1 produces the protein MSVFPQLSMSPEVREHLRNVYTNNELVCESGADEADLVFEALRSCLSHPPLFTCLRASTHLHSLQDIQHRLEQHLAQQERSPSVYTHPQLPDVLLLPVHGPRPVDPLASEVVVGAQCGNAVLRGAHVFTPGILSTPKYMKVGEVVSVFSDVEGKCTRGAKEFKGEKVFLGNGISEVDRSEIFSSDGPGKGVAIRMTEPLYQSPSFDGVLTDQLFLQNLPSVVVGHVLGPRPGERILDMCAAPGGKTTHIASLMENQGTVVALEKIRSKMEKIIQNAKMLKLDCIKAYCCNSVRAVSSDPAQCSADLCVFVDGPPYAEESFDRILLDAPCSGLGQRPNMSYSWSLKEVCSYQPLQRKLFTTAVRLLKRGGVLVYSTCTVTLAENEEQVAWALKTFPCLTLEPQVPVLGSEGMPGAGLSCDQRRLLQRFRPELAWRGAGVPHSPESLLQNANTDTIGFFISKFIKR, from the exons ctggtgtgtgagTCTGGTGCAGATGAGGCTGATCTGGTGTTTGAAGCTCTGCGGTCCTGTCTGTCTCATCCGCCTCTGTTCACTTGTCTGAGAGCCAGCACACACCTGCACTCACTTCAGGACATTCAGCACCGGCTCGAGCAGCATTTAGCACAG CAGGAAAGGTCTCCATCAGTTTACACTCACCCACAGCTTCCAGATGTTCTGCTGCTTCCAGTCCACGGCCCTCG gCCCGTGGATCCGCTGGCCTCTGAAGTGGTAGTTGGTGCTCAGTGTGGTAATGCTGTTCTTCGAGGAGCTCATGTGTTCACGCCTGGCATCCTCAGCACGCCAAAGT aCATGAAAGTGGGCGAGGTGGtgtctgtgttttctgatgtggAGGGGAAGTGCACACGCGGAGCCAAAGAGTTCAAGGGCGAGAAGGTGTTTCTGGGAAACGGGATTTCTGAAGTGGATCGCTCAGAAATATTCAGCTCAGATGGACCCGGGAA GGGTGTTGCGATTCGAATGACTGAGCCTCTCTATCAGAGCCCTTCCTTTGATGGTGTTCTTACAGATCAGCTCTTTCTACAG AACCTGCCGTCTGTGGTCGTGGGTCATGTTTTAGGACCTCGTCCAGGAGAGCGAATCCTCGACATGTGTGCCGCTCCTGGAGGAAAGACCACACACATCGCTTCTCTCATGGAAAACCAG GGTACTGTTGTGGCCTTGGAAAAAATCCGATCCAAAATGGAAAAGATCATTCAGAACGCAAAGATGCTGAAGTTGGACTGTATTAAAGCATATTGCTGTAACAGTGTACGTGCTGTGAGCTCAGATCCCGCTCAGTGCAGTGCAG atttgtgtgtatttgttgaCGGTCCCCCATATGCTGAGGAGAGTTTTGACCGGATATTATTAGACGCTCCCTGCAGTGGTTTGGGTCAAAGACCCAACATGAGCTACAGCTGGAGTCTGAAAGAAGTCTGTTCCTACCAGCCTCTGCAGAGAAAACTCTTCACTACG GCCGTGCGTTTGTTAAAAAGAGGAGGAGTTTTGGTGTACAGCACCTGCACCGTGACGCTTGCGGAGAACGAAGAGCAGGTCGCCTGGGCTCTCAAGACATTCCCCTGTCTAACACTAGAGCCACAG GTGCCTGTTTTAGGATCGGAGGGGATGCCGGGAGCGGGTCTGTCATGTGACCAGCGGCGGCTGCTACAGAGATTTAGGCCAGAATTAGCATGGAGAGGAGCAGGTGTCCCACATTCCCCTGAGAGCCTCCTACAAAACGCCAACACGGATACTATCGGCTTTTTTATTTCCAAGTTCATAAAAAGGTAG
- the nsun6 gene encoding tRNA (cytosine(72)-C(5))-methyltransferase NSUN6 isoform X3, which translates to MSVFPQLSMSPEVREHLRNVYTNNELVCESGADEADLVFEALRSCLSHPPLFTCLRASTHLHSLQDIQHRLEQHLAQQERSPSVYTHPQLPDVLLLPVHGPRPVDPLASEVVVGAQCGNAVLRGAHVFTPGILSTPKYMKVGEVVSVFSDVEGKCTRGAKEFKGEKVFLGNGISEVDRSEIFSSDGPGKGVAIRMTEPLYQSPSFDGVLTDQLFLQNLPSVVVGHVLGPRPGERILDMCAAPGGKTTHIASLMENQGTVVALEKIRSKMEKIIQNAKMLKLDCIKAYCCNSVRAVSSDPAQCSADGPPYAEESFDRILLDAPCSGLGQRPNMSYSWSLKEVCSYQPLQRKLFTTAVRLLKRGGVLVYSTCTVTLAENEEQVAWALKTFPCLTLEPQVPVLGSEGMPGAGLSCDQRRLLQRFRPELAWRGAGVPHSPESLLQNANTDTIGFFISKFIKR; encoded by the exons ctggtgtgtgagTCTGGTGCAGATGAGGCTGATCTGGTGTTTGAAGCTCTGCGGTCCTGTCTGTCTCATCCGCCTCTGTTCACTTGTCTGAGAGCCAGCACACACCTGCACTCACTTCAGGACATTCAGCACCGGCTCGAGCAGCATTTAGCACAG CAGGAAAGGTCTCCATCAGTTTACACTCACCCACAGCTTCCAGATGTTCTGCTGCTTCCAGTCCACGGCCCTCG gCCCGTGGATCCGCTGGCCTCTGAAGTGGTAGTTGGTGCTCAGTGTGGTAATGCTGTTCTTCGAGGAGCTCATGTGTTCACGCCTGGCATCCTCAGCACGCCAAAGT aCATGAAAGTGGGCGAGGTGGtgtctgtgttttctgatgtggAGGGGAAGTGCACACGCGGAGCCAAAGAGTTCAAGGGCGAGAAGGTGTTTCTGGGAAACGGGATTTCTGAAGTGGATCGCTCAGAAATATTCAGCTCAGATGGACCCGGGAA GGGTGTTGCGATTCGAATGACTGAGCCTCTCTATCAGAGCCCTTCCTTTGATGGTGTTCTTACAGATCAGCTCTTTCTACAG AACCTGCCGTCTGTGGTCGTGGGTCATGTTTTAGGACCTCGTCCAGGAGAGCGAATCCTCGACATGTGTGCCGCTCCTGGAGGAAAGACCACACACATCGCTTCTCTCATGGAAAACCAG GGTACTGTTGTGGCCTTGGAAAAAATCCGATCCAAAATGGAAAAGATCATTCAGAACGCAAAGATGCTGAAGTTGGACTGTATTAAAGCATATTGCTGTAACAGTGTACGTGCTGTGAGCTCAGATCCCGCTCAGTGCAGTGCAG aCGGTCCCCCATATGCTGAGGAGAGTTTTGACCGGATATTATTAGACGCTCCCTGCAGTGGTTTGGGTCAAAGACCCAACATGAGCTACAGCTGGAGTCTGAAAGAAGTCTGTTCCTACCAGCCTCTGCAGAGAAAACTCTTCACTACG GCCGTGCGTTTGTTAAAAAGAGGAGGAGTTTTGGTGTACAGCACCTGCACCGTGACGCTTGCGGAGAACGAAGAGCAGGTCGCCTGGGCTCTCAAGACATTCCCCTGTCTAACACTAGAGCCACAG GTGCCTGTTTTAGGATCGGAGGGGATGCCGGGAGCGGGTCTGTCATGTGACCAGCGGCGGCTGCTACAGAGATTTAGGCCAGAATTAGCATGGAGAGGAGCAGGTGTCCCACATTCCCCTGAGAGCCTCCTACAAAACGCCAACACGGATACTATCGGCTTTTTTATTTCCAAGTTCATAAAAAGGTAG